The genomic segment GCGAGCCTTCCTTATTCGGGTGAACACCGTCTTTGTAAAAGTAAGAGCTCTGCCCTTCACTTGCCGCATACCAATCCACAAGAACGACATGCGGGTAGGCAGCAGCAGTTTCCGCCAGCATCTTATTCACGACGCTTTCCCACGGTTTAGGTACGCGAGAGTTGACCAGAATGATTTGCTCGACGCCATCCAGTGATTGCAGCAGCTTATCGAGCTGCCCTTTACTAAATGCGCCGTTCGAGCCTAATTCAATCACAACACGATTTCCCAATTGCCCTTTTGCCTTGAGCTGGGCAATCACCTCAGGAGCTTGGGACATTTGCCTTCCGATTTTGGCATCAACGACGATCCCTGGCAATAGCTTCTCCAGATAAGGAGCCACGTCAATCATCACAGAGTCACCAACTACAGTGATTCCTTTACCGGAGCCAATTGCTTTTATCGATTCTTGTTTTGGGTCAGGCTGTTTGGAAGCATTCGAATCTTTCTGCTTCTCCACAGGCTTCTGTTTTTGTGTGTTGTTATTTGGTTTCTGCTCGTTTTTCGGTTTTGCTGGTGGAGTAGCTGGTTTTTGAACCGTTTCCGGCTTCTTCTCTATGATGGGCACCTCAGGACCAAGGGGCTTGTCGGGGATCTTTGTCTCGGTGACAGTCTGCGTTGGCTGTGTCTGCGTCACATTTCCGGCGGTCGCATCTGACGTGAGCGAAGCGATCCCATAATACGTGACACAAAGAGCAATCGCGCAACCAGTTGCCAATACACGGTTTAATCGTTTTGTTTTCTGCCCTGCCTTATTGGAACGATACCAGATTCTGCCTAATGCACCATAGCGAATTGGCTCTTCGAGATATTTCCATGACAACGATGCCAGCAAAATGCTTGCGAGGAGCTGCAAAACCGCTCCAGGTACCGTCATCCACTCCCATTCCGCTAAAATCGGATTCGTCCACACGATAACAGGGTAATGCCACAAATAAATACCGTAAGATCGAACGCCGATCCAGCGCAAAGGCTTGCAGCCCATCCATTTCGCCAAGCTGCTTGCCGGATGTGCGAGTACGGCGACCAACACGGCACTGACGACAGACAAAAGGACGAGCCCGCCCTCGTACAAATCATCATCATATTGATTCGTGTTCCAAATGCTGTACAAAAGAATCCCTAAGCTCAAGAGACCGCTTAGATCAAGCGTCATTCGCGCTTTTTGTGAAATGTTCGTCGTAAGCATGCGACTCGGCCACATCATGGCGAGGGCGGCACCGATCAGCAACCCGAATACCCGTGTGTCCGTTCCGTAATAAACACGACTCGGATCAAGACCTGGCTCATACAAAACAGCCATGGAGATGGCGGATAGTGCAGCCAGCGCCAAAGTAATGATCATGATTGGCCCCCTGCGCTTCAGGAAGCGGAGTCCCAAAGCGAGTACGAGTGGCCAAATGACATAAAACTGTTCTTCTACTGCCAATGACCACAGATGGCCTAATGGTGAAGGCGGACCGAATTTTTCAAAATAAGATACGTCATGAAAGACAAGCCACCAATTGCTCACGTACAGAACGGCTGCTCCTACATCTCCGCGGATGGTGTCCAACTGAGCTGGCGAAAAGATGGCTACCCCTGCCATCACCACAAACAGCATGAGGAAAAGCGCTGGGAGCAGTCTTCTGGCACGGCGCAACCAAAAGTCTTTCATATCGAGTCTGCCATTCCGATTCCATTCTGCAATTAATAAGTCGGTAATCAGATATCCCGATAAAACGAAGAAAATACCGACACCCAACAATCCACCGGGTGCCCAATCGTAATTCAAGTGATAAATAATGACTGCGAGTACCGCCAGCGCACGAAGCCCGTCGATCCCAGCCATGTATCGACTGCTGGAGCCTTTGATCGGTTCAGGCATGCTGGTGGCCTCCTATCGTTGCATGTTGGCGAGTGATTAATTCGTTCTGATTATTGATTCTTTTCGTACCCATCGTCCTTTTTATTTTTTTATGGTGATTCTTCGTGCTCGCCATGCAAAACATTGCATTCTCCCCTTTTACTTCCGTTCTGTTTTCATCATTTGTTGTTGGGGGCAGTCATTACACATCGGGAATTGCGTGCTCTATGAATGCAAAAACCCCTGTTTTTTGGAATCGTGCGAAAACGGGGGTTGGTCTCGTTCATTATCTTTATGGAAAATGAATTCTTCCCATCATCGTTGCCCGTATTCAGGATGTGATGAACTACTCACTATCTTGTTGTTTTCTGTTCGATTACTCCCTTATATATGCATCACACCTTCCTTATATTGGATGGTCTCACAAGGAAATTACCCGGTACTTGTCTTACGTTGTACGCTTGCTGAATCGTTGTTTGTAACCTGATTATATGACGGTTTCGGGGGATAACTCGTTACAAACTGTTTACATTCTGACCATGTTTTTTCCCGGTAAAAACGCGGAACAAAAAAAGAAGCTGCTGGTATACTTTCCCCCATCAGCTTCACGATTGTAGATCATCGCAGACCACCACTGTCAGATGCAAAATGCAACGTGTTTACTTGTCACAAAAGATTTACGGATCAACAGCCTGCATCCGTTCCCAAATTTTTGCGAGTTGTATTGACATTCTTGATTGTCATTTGTTGATAAACCTTTGAGCCAATAAGTTTTTGCTTGATGTAATGCCAAATCCAAAAGCTTGTATGTATAGTCTGTTCCAATTTGTGAGGAATGGTTGCTTTGGAATCGGTATCCCCCGAAGGAAAGCGACATCAACCCGGTTATTCCCCTGTCACTTCCATTTTCGCCAATCGAAACGGGAAACACAAGATAAAAATAAAATCCCCATCGATTACCAGCACCGACGAGGATTTCCGCTTGATTATCAAGATTTAAATGTGATGAGTAAACAAATAATTCAAGAAAAAACCACCACTGACAACCGCAATCACCATGCATACGATGCCACTTTTCACCCGTTCGGAAAGCAATCGCATAAATCCAAGACAGAAAAAGACTCCTGTGACCAAAAAATAAGCGACTCCAACCCAAAAAATATTCCAAGGCAAGCTCGCAAAATCTACGTTACCCAAACGTGAACACCATCCCTGTCCGATTCTACTGATTACTTGTATGTACGATACTCCATTATAGCATTTGTTCACGCTTACTTTCCCATTTTTGCACAATGCGTAACAGAAGTGTCATACATCTTTGTCTTCATGTTTTCTACACAATCGTTTGGTACGCTTTCTCCAACAGCTCAAAGGAGGAAAAAGTGCACATGAACAAACGGAAAATACGCCCATGGGCTTATCCTATCGTTCTAGGTGGCGTTTTGCTGTTATCCGCTTGCTCCACTGACAATACCACGATGGATCATAATGGACACAACATGAATGCTTCACCCCAAACAGCAGCAGAAACGCAACCGCAGCAGATGTCTGCTTCCAGCGACTCGTCGATGGAGGTACTTACAGGAAATACGTTTACCCTCACGGCAAAAGAAAATATGCTCCACCTCGATGACAAGACCATGAAAAACGCATGGACGTACAACGGAACCGTTCCAGGTCCACAGCTTCGTGTCAAACAAGGGGAAACCATCAGCGTGACGTTGAAAAACGAATTGCCCGAGCCGGTCACCATTCACTGGCATGGCTTACCCGTCCCGAATAACATGGACGGAATCCCTGGCGTGACCCAAAATGCCGTAAGACCAAACGAAAGCTTCACCTACAAATTCAAGGTGGACGTTGCCGGGACATACTGGTACCACTCGCATCAAAACAGCGCCAAGCAGGTAGATAAAGGCTTGTATGGTTCCCTCGTGGTAGAACCGGCTACTCCAGAGCAAGCCAATAAGGACTTTACCCTCGTTCTCGATGAATGGATGCAGGACGATAGCATGGCAGAAATGCACGGAAGTGGCATGAGCCACGGCACGATGCCCCCTACTTCCGATAGCTCATCCTCTGGTGGTCACAACATGTCCGGTATGGAGATGCCCATGAGTGACGCTGAGATGATGCCTTTAATGTATACAATCTTTTCAGTAAACGGAAAAACAGGCCCTGCAATCCAGCCGCTATCTGTTAAAGAAGGAGAGAAAGTCAGAATCCGCCTGATCAATGCCGGATACTTGAACCACAAGCTGAACCTGCAAGGTCATGAATTTAAAATCGTGGCAACAGACGGGCAGCCCATCAACAATCCGCCCCTCGTGGGAGGCCAGCTCCTCAATATTGGACCAGGCGAACGATATGATCTCGAATTCGTCGCAAACAATCCTGGCAAATGGTTATTAGAGGAGCGCAGCACAAATCCAGGCGCCAAGTCACTGGTCGTGCCCATCGTCTACGAAGGCTCGGAAACAAAAACAGCCAAATCTGAAGCTGGCGACATGCCAACGATAGACATTACCAAATACGGTGAGGCGGCAAAAAGCAGCTTTACGCTGGAGCAGAAGTATGACATTACGTATCAAATGGATCTGAACACGGAAACGGCTGATGGAAAAATGGCCTTTACCATCAATGGAAAAACGTTCCCGGATGTCCCTCCGCTCAACGTCAAAAAAGGCAATCTGGTCAAAGTCACAATGGTGAACAAATCACCAAAAGATATCCACCCGATGCATTTGCACGGACATTTCTTCCAAGTATTGAGCAAAAACGGACAGCCTATCACAGGCTCCCCTCTGGTCAAGGATACGCTGAACATTTTACCGGGTGAATCCTACGTAGTCGCCTTTGAAGCTGACAATCCAGGAGACTGGATGTTCCACTGCCACGATTTGGGCCATGCTGCGCAAGGAATGGTATCCGAAGTAAAATATGAAGGCTTCAAGCCAGATTTCGTCGTCGACCCTACAGTAGGCAACATGCCGGAATAGCCATAGAAAAAAGCAGGAGCCTTCATGGCTTCCTGCTTTTTCCTTACGCCAATACATCTTCCAAAGACGTTTTCCACTCTACGCCAGTCGGAAAAACATCCTTTACTTGCTGTCTCAGCTTTTCATTTTGGCTCAATTGAGGACTCAAGATCGATACCAGACCGCTATCCTCTCGAGAACGGATCAAGCGCCCGATACCTTGACGCAGTCTCAGCAGCATGTAAGGCAAATCGACCTCTTCGAAAGGATTCGCTGCACTTTTTCGTTTTGCTGTGAACACAGGATCATTCGGCGGGAATGGCAGTGACCAAATGATCACGTTGGACAGTGAAGGCCCCGGAACATCCAGCCCCTCCCACAGGCTCACCGCACAGAGACTGCTTTTCTCGTCGTTTTGGAACTGAGAGATCAGATGGCTGATTTCCGCATCTCCTTCAAACAAGAATCGCAGATCTGTACAGGCAGGCTCGTTTTTGATGGCGACCTTGAATTGCTGTAATTCCTCCATGGAGGCAAACAACAGAAGCGCACTACCCGCTGATTTTTGCAGCAATTGGGTAGCCTGGCTCATTTTTTCCGCGAATGAGTCTGTCGAAGAAAGTGTCGGTACGTATACCTCCATTTGCTTGTCGTACTCGTATGGAGAAGCCACCGAGAAAGACAGGTATTGCTCAATGCCCAAGCTGTCCGCCACATACTTGAACGATCCATCAACAGATAAAGTCGCCGACGAGAAGACAATCGGCATCTTTTGAGAGAATACGCGCTCTTCCAGTACTTCCTGCACCTTTTTTGGCATGACGACCAAGGTCGGCCCTGTAATTTCTTCACTCATCCAGGAAATGACGTGATCCGGGTCTTGGAAAAGCCCCAGGGCCAGCTGCATCATTTCCAGATGCTCTTCGACAATTCGCAGCTGGAACTCGTCCAACGTATACAGGCCACCCTCTAACGCCAGCTCTTCTTCAATCCAACCGACAAGGCTCGTAAAGCGGTGGATGGTTGCAATGAGTTCCGGATGAAAATGGATTTCTTTACGGTTGGAGCCCTTCACAGCCTTGCTCTCTTCGTTCAGTCGGGAGAACATTTCTTCGCTCTGGGCAATAGCTTCTTCAATAGCAATAGCGAGCTCTTCCCTGATCTCACCCTTCAAGACACGCGTAATCGTTTCTTCGAACACGGAGTGATTCAGCTTGTATGTCAATGCTTTTTGGGCAGCAGGCTCCAACAGATGACCCTCGTCAAAGATAACCGAGCTATGCGGTGGCAGCAACGGTAGCTGACCTCCACGCTTGCGGATCTCATAGGTCCACACATGCTCCATATAAAAGTCATGGGAGCAGATGATCAAATCGGCTGACTGGCGGTAATGATTTCTGGAAAGGGTCTGCCCACAGCGGTGCTGTCTGTCGCACACAAAGCAATCCTGAAAGGTATCCCAATTCATCTGCGCCCATTCTTGATCACCCAGATGAGGATATGTGCTGCGATCCCCGTACGGGTAAAACGATTGCAACGCCTCATGTGTATGGACAAATGATGGCAGTTCTTGATAAATATGCTGGAATGCTTCTCCTGTCTCAGGCTGGAATCTCGCCTCATCCAGCTTGCGCAAACAGACATATTGATCCGGAGATTTTCCGAGTCTCGTGTCAATCGTCAGGTTGAGATGGCGAGCCAGTTTGGCAATATCGCCCTCCGGTTTTACGAGCTGCTCAATCAACGACTCATTCGCACAGGCAATGATCGCGGGCTTTCTGGTATATCGTGCATAGCAG from the Brevibacillus brevis genome contains:
- a CDS encoding acyltransferase family protein, coding for MPEPIKGSSSRYMAGIDGLRALAVLAVIIYHLNYDWAPGGLLGVGIFFVLSGYLITDLLIAEWNRNGRLDMKDFWLRRARRLLPALFLMLFVVMAGVAIFSPAQLDTIRGDVGAAVLYVSNWWLVFHDVSYFEKFGPPSPLGHLWSLAVEEQFYVIWPLVLALGLRFLKRRGPIMIITLALAALSAISMAVLYEPGLDPSRVYYGTDTRVFGLLIGAALAMMWPSRMLTTNISQKARMTLDLSGLLSLGILLYSIWNTNQYDDDLYEGGLVLLSVVSAVLVAVLAHPASSLAKWMGCKPLRWIGVRSYGIYLWHYPVIVWTNPILAEWEWMTVPGAVLQLLASILLASLSWKYLEEPIRYGALGRIWYRSNKAGQKTKRLNRVLATGCAIALCVTYYGIASLTSDATAGNVTQTQPTQTVTETKIPDKPLGPEVPIIEKKPETVQKPATPPAKPKNEQKPNNNTQKQKPVEKQKDSNASKQPDPKQESIKAIGSGKGITVVGDSVMIDVAPYLEKLLPGIVVDAKIGRQMSQAPEVIAQLKAKGQLGNRVVIELGSNGAFSKGQLDKLLQSLDGVEQIILVNSRVPKPWESVVNKMLAETAAAYPHVVLVDWYAASEGQSSYFYKDGVHPNKEGSQKYAALVASAIAPTEPEKKKPEVKEEEKAADTAVEEEGQMEGALEATEETPVEEMVQ
- a CDS encoding multicopper oxidase family protein, producing the protein MNKRKIRPWAYPIVLGGVLLLSACSTDNTTMDHNGHNMNASPQTAAETQPQQMSASSDSSMEVLTGNTFTLTAKENMLHLDDKTMKNAWTYNGTVPGPQLRVKQGETISVTLKNELPEPVTIHWHGLPVPNNMDGIPGVTQNAVRPNESFTYKFKVDVAGTYWYHSHQNSAKQVDKGLYGSLVVEPATPEQANKDFTLVLDEWMQDDSMAEMHGSGMSHGTMPPTSDSSSSGGHNMSGMEMPMSDAEMMPLMYTIFSVNGKTGPAIQPLSVKEGEKVRIRLINAGYLNHKLNLQGHEFKIVATDGQPINNPPLVGGQLLNIGPGERYDLEFVANNPGKWLLEERSTNPGAKSLVVPIVYEGSETKTAKSEAGDMPTIDITKYGEAAKSSFTLEQKYDITYQMDLNTETADGKMAFTINGKTFPDVPPLNVKKGNLVKVTMVNKSPKDIHPMHLHGHFFQVLSKNGQPITGSPLVKDTLNILPGESYVVAFEADNPGDWMFHCHDLGHAAQGMVSEVKYEGFKPDFVVDPTVGNMPE
- a CDS encoding ATP-dependent DNA helicase yields the protein MERYPFAYDPSQPFIPQVSDWVADVFYEVLPEAGFEVRDEQIYMAFQLERAFIEKQTIFAEAGVGTGKTLAYLLYAICYARYTRKPAIIACANESLIEQLVKPEGDIAKLARHLNLTIDTRLGKSPDQYVCLRKLDEARFQPETGEAFQHIYQELPSFVHTHEALQSFYPYGDRSTYPHLGDQEWAQMNWDTFQDCFVCDRQHRCGQTLSRNHYRQSADLIICSHDFYMEHVWTYEIRKRGGQLPLLPPHSSVIFDEGHLLEPAAQKALTYKLNHSVFEETITRVLKGEIREELAIAIEEAIAQSEEMFSRLNEESKAVKGSNRKEIHFHPELIATIHRFTSLVGWIEEELALEGGLYTLDEFQLRIVEEHLEMMQLALGLFQDPDHVISWMSEEITGPTLVVMPKKVQEVLEERVFSQKMPIVFSSATLSVDGSFKYVADSLGIEQYLSFSVASPYEYDKQMEVYVPTLSSTDSFAEKMSQATQLLQKSAGSALLLFASMEELQQFKVAIKNEPACTDLRFLFEGDAEISHLISQFQNDEKSSLCAVSLWEGLDVPGPSLSNVIIWSLPFPPNDPVFTAKRKSAANPFEEVDLPYMLLRLRQGIGRLIRSREDSGLVSILSPQLSQNEKLRQQVKDVFPTGVEWKTSLEDVLA